The window CATTACTCCGAAGCGCAGCAGGTTGCCAATGATCTGCTCGATGCTTTGGTCGGTCCAATTGCTGAAGAGTCTAGTCACATCGCGCTCGTCAATCCGTGATAAATCATCTCGATGCCCAGAGCTACGATCACCGCGCTAAAAATCAAACGCAGGCTGTGAGTTTTCGCTTTTACGAGCGTCTTTGCACCGAGCAACGACCCCGCCAGGACGCCCAGCATTACCGGCATGGAGAGACCGGGATCAATATAACCGCGCCGCAGATAGATTCCCGCACTCGCCGCTGCAGTCACTCCAATCATGAAGTTGCTCGTAGTAGTGGAAACTTTAAAGGGAATTCGCATGGCCTGGTCCATTGCCAACACCTTCACTGCACCCGACCCGATTCCCAACAATCCGGAAAGCGTTCCTGCGCCGAACATTAACCCGAATCCGGCTGGCACCCGGTGGACGAAATACGGCTGCGGGCCGTGGTCCGTGGGATAACTTCCGTTCATCCTCAGCAGCGTACCCAGACGATCTGGTTGCTGGCCGAGCTTCTCGGCCGGTGGCCTGGCAGAAAGATAGGCGGAATAGAGCAGCACAGCTCCAAAGATGATTGCGATGCCTGCGGTCGGCACCTTGGTGGCCAGGAATGCGCCTACCAGCGCGCCGATGGTTGTGGCCACTTCCAAAAACATTCCGATGCGGATGTTGGAGAATCCTTCTTTGACGTACGCAGCGGCAGCGCCGGATGAAGTTGCGATCACTGATACCAGGGAAGCGCCTACCGCATAACGGATGTCCACCTTGAAAACCAGTGTAAGCAACGGCACCAGGACAACGCCGCCGCCCAACCCAGTGAGCGAACCCAAGAAACCGGCGACGAAGGATCCCATCCAGACAAGAACTGTGAATTGAAGAACGGTCATAAGTCTTGCGGAACACCAGAATCCGGCGTCGGCGGTTTGGCGTCAAGCAATTTCAATTGTGCATGTGGAATGAACGAACAATCGATGACATTACGGAGAGCTACAGCTCTCGTAATGCCACCGCTACCCTAGCGCGCGCGGCACGAAGCGCTGGTGGAACTCCACCCACGACTCCCATCGCCAGAGCAAACCCTAGTCCGAGCAGCAGCAGGGGCGGGGTAATACGGAAAGCAAATGCCAGGGAAGAGAAAGTCTGAAAATTCATGGTGCTGGTCGTGATCCCGTTCAGCGGCAGGACTCCGAGGCAGCCCAGTAGCCCACCCACAAAAGCAATGCACAACGACTCGAAGACGAACGACATAACGACGGCTGTGGTCCCGAAACCAATCGCGCGCATGGTGGCAATTTCCCGTGTCCTCTCAATTACGGCCGAGTACATGGTGTTCAGTCCGCCGAATACCGCGCCAATCCCCATGATTGCTGCCACCATTGTGCCGAGCACGGTAATGAGCGTGGTCACAGCCCGCGATTGCTTCTCGTAATATTCCACCTCGCGTTCCACTTGTACGGTCAGTCGTGGATCGGAAGTGAGCGTATCCTTGAAACGCGTGAGCGCGTCGGCAGAGTTCAAGTGTGCAGTTACCGATTGA of the Terriglobales bacterium genome contains:
- a CDS encoding sulfite exporter TauE/SafE family protein; the protein is MTVLQFTVLVWMGSFVAGFLGSLTGLGGGVVLVPLLTLVFKVDIRYAVGASLVSVIATSSGAAAAYVKEGFSNIRIGMFLEVATTIGALVGAFLATKVPTAGIAIIFGAVLLYSAYLSARPPAEKLGQQPDRLGTLLRMNGSYPTDHGPQPYFVHRVPAGFGLMFGAGTLSGLLGIGSGAVKVLAMDQAMRIPFKVSTTTSNFMIGVTAAASAGIYLRRGYIDPGLSMPVMLGVLAGSLLGAKTLVKAKTHSLRLIFSAVIVALGIEMIYHGLTSAM